From Kingella potus, a single genomic window includes:
- a CDS encoding heavy metal translocating P-type ATPase produces the protein MQNEETCFHCGLAVPPGTHLPVVYEECEHPTCCAGCQAVAQSIIGAGLGSYYKQRTARAEQAALPPPELLAQLKLYDLPEVQQDFVAAADGGGREAVLMLDGVTCAACVWLIEQRLQRLNGVLSAELNYSTLKARVHWDESRILLSDILLAVKQTGYSALPYDAHQAEEAAQKARKKAIVRLAVAGMCMMQTMMFALPTYLYSDIEPQFLTILHWGGFLMVLPVVCYAALPFYQGCLRDWKNRRAGMDTPIALSIWLAFGTGVYALVSNAGQGMYFEGLAMLVFLLSLGRFMEQSARRKAGDAAERLVKLVPAFCHLLPDYPQSTRSEEAAAVRLKAGDTLLVKAGETFPADGIVLEGESESDEAMLTGESLPVPKCAGDTVTAGTLNTAAPLVVRAERTGADTRLSHIARLLDKTLSQKPRAALAADRYASRFVSSMIVFSLPVFFGWWWYAGIHQALWVTVSLLVITCPCALSLATPAALAAATGSLAARGILVAGGSALETLAAATDAVFDKTGTLTAGRLKIEQTILTGSLNEDQALRIAQVLEEQSEHPAARAFAAAGSFSDGSGITVHSRSNRTGGGVGASLTVGGQSGEWRLGKPAFVAETAGEIPPQAAQYNGGGTIAALGSGSGFQALFVLSDETKSGTAQMIAELKRGGLAPHILSGDRQSTVAALAAELGTDSFRAEASPEDKPAYIQALQAQGRTVMMAGDGINDAPALAAADVSVAVAGGADIARSGADIILLEDDPAAIPAAVRQARRTAAVIRQNLWWAAAYNLAAVPLAAAGFVTPWLAALGMSCSSLLVMANALRLRKAV, from the coding sequence ATGCAAAACGAAGAGACCTGTTTCCATTGCGGCCTGGCCGTGCCGCCCGGCACGCATCTGCCCGTGGTATATGAAGAATGCGAACATCCGACCTGCTGCGCCGGCTGTCAGGCGGTGGCGCAGAGCATTATCGGTGCGGGTTTGGGCAGCTATTACAAACAGCGCACCGCCCGTGCGGAGCAGGCCGCGCTGCCGCCGCCCGAGCTGCTGGCGCAGTTGAAACTTTACGATCTGCCCGAAGTGCAGCAGGATTTTGTCGCAGCGGCCGACGGCGGCGGGCGCGAGGCGGTGCTGATGCTCGACGGCGTTACCTGCGCCGCCTGCGTGTGGCTGATCGAGCAGCGGCTGCAGCGGCTGAACGGCGTGTTGTCGGCGGAACTCAATTACAGCACGCTCAAAGCCCGCGTGCACTGGGACGAGAGCCGCATCCTGCTGTCCGACATCCTGCTGGCGGTGAAGCAGACCGGTTATTCCGCCCTGCCGTATGACGCGCACCAAGCCGAAGAAGCCGCGCAGAAGGCACGCAAAAAAGCCATCGTGCGGCTGGCGGTGGCGGGTATGTGCATGATGCAGACCATGATGTTTGCCCTGCCCACCTATCTTTACAGCGACATCGAGCCGCAGTTTCTCACCATCCTGCATTGGGGCGGCTTCCTGATGGTGCTGCCCGTGGTCTGCTATGCCGCCCTGCCGTTTTACCAAGGCTGCCTGCGCGACTGGAAAAACCGCCGCGCGGGCATGGACACCCCCATCGCCCTGTCCATCTGGCTGGCTTTCGGCACGGGCGTGTACGCGCTGGTTTCCAATGCGGGGCAGGGGATGTATTTCGAGGGGCTGGCGATGCTGGTGTTTTTGCTGTCGCTGGGGCGGTTTATGGAGCAGAGCGCGAGGCGCAAGGCGGGCGACGCGGCCGAGAGGCTGGTCAAACTCGTTCCCGCCTTCTGCCACCTGCTGCCCGATTATCCGCAAAGCACGCGGAGCGAAGAAGCGGCGGCGGTGCGGCTCAAAGCGGGCGATACGCTGCTGGTGAAAGCGGGCGAAACCTTCCCCGCCGACGGCATCGTGCTCGAAGGCGAAAGCGAAAGCGACGAAGCCATGCTCACGGGCGAGAGCCTGCCCGTCCCCAAGTGCGCGGGCGACACGGTAACGGCCGGCACGCTCAACACCGCCGCCCCGCTGGTTGTCCGCGCCGAACGCACCGGCGCGGACACCCGCCTGTCGCACATCGCCCGCCTGCTCGACAAAACCCTGTCGCAAAAGCCACGCGCCGCGCTGGCCGCCGACCGCTACGCCTCGCGCTTCGTGTCCTCCATGATTGTGTTTTCCCTGCCCGTATTCTTCGGCTGGTGGTGGTATGCCGGCATCCATCAGGCCTTGTGGGTAACCGTGTCCCTGCTCGTGATTACCTGCCCCTGCGCCCTGTCGCTGGCCACGCCTGCCGCGCTGGCCGCCGCCACAGGCTCTTTGGCCGCGCGGGGCATACTCGTAGCGGGCGGCAGCGCGCTGGAAACGCTGGCCGCCGCCACCGATGCCGTGTTCGACAAAACCGGCACGCTCACCGCAGGCCGTCTGAAAATCGAACAAACCATCCTCACCGGCAGCCTGAACGAAGATCAAGCCCTGCGCATCGCCCAAGTGCTGGAAGAACAGTCCGAACACCCCGCCGCCCGCGCCTTTGCCGCCGCCGGCAGCTTTTCAGACGGCTCCGGCATTACGGTGCATTCGCGCAGCAACCGCACCGGCGGCGGCGTGGGCGCAAGCCTTACCGTCGGCGGGCAAAGCGGCGAATGGCGGCTCGGCAAGCCTGCCTTTGTGGCCGAAACCGCCGGAGAGATTCCGCCGCAGGCCGCGCAATACAATGGCGGCGGCACCATCGCCGCGCTCGGCAGCGGCAGCGGCTTCCAAGCCCTGTTTGTCCTGTCCGACGAAACCAAGTCAGGCACGGCGCAAATGATCGCAGAGCTCAAACGCGGCGGCCTCGCGCCCCACATCCTCAGCGGCGACCGCCAAAGCACCGTCGCCGCCCTGGCCGCAGAGCTGGGCACAGACAGCTTCCGCGCCGAAGCCTCGCCCGAAGACAAGCCCGCCTACATCCAAGCCTTGCAGGCGCAGGGGCGCACCGTCATGATGGCGGGCGACGGCATCAACGACGCACCCGCGCTGGCGGCGGCGGACGTATCCGTTGCCGTGGCCGGCGGAGCGGACATCGCCCGCTCGGGCGCGGACATCATCCTGCTGGAAGACGACCCCGCCGCCATTCCCGCCGCCGTCCGTCAGGCAAGGCGCACCGCCGCCGTCATCCGCCAAAACCTCTGGTGGGCGGCCGCCTACAATCTGGCCGCCGTCCCGCTTGCCGCCGCCGGCTTCGTTACCCCCTGGCTGGCCGCCCTCGGCATGAGCTGCAGCTCACTGCTGGTGATGGCCAACGCCCTGCGCCTGCGCAAGGCCGTCTGA
- a CDS encoding nuclear transport factor 2 family protein, producing MNDFARIYRDWHEYAKQRDTARLITLYADDAVLESPLVPVIMKRASGILRGKAEILAFLEEGTRRRPNELVRWHREEGRYLAAGDTLVWEYPRQTPAGEQIDILELMRLSDGLIAQHRIYWGWFGTQMLIADAAQKAV from the coding sequence ATGAACGACTTTGCACGCATCTACCGCGACTGGCACGAATACGCCAAGCAGCGCGACACCGCCCGCCTCATCACCCTATATGCCGACGATGCCGTACTCGAAAGCCCGCTTGTCCCCGTCATCATGAAACGCGCAAGCGGCATCCTGCGCGGCAAAGCCGAAATCCTCGCCTTCCTCGAAGAAGGCACCCGCCGCCGCCCCAACGAACTCGTGCGCTGGCACCGCGAAGAAGGCCGCTACCTCGCGGCGGGCGACACGCTGGTGTGGGAATACCCGCGCCAAACGCCCGCAGGCGAGCAAATCGACATCCTCGAACTGATGCGTCTTTCAGACGGCCTCATCGCACAGCACCGCATCTACTGGGGCTGGTTCGGCACGCAGATGCTGATTGCCGACGCCGCCCAAAAGGCCGTCTGA
- a CDS encoding GNAT family N-acetyltransferase: protein MEQAPQAVHLPAQCRFRIEIGGREAGYIAYEEQNGAWNVVHTEVSPDFRGRGIAAMLVGALTEHAAARNIPLTAECCYAARFIAQKQTFPR from the coding sequence ATGGAACAAGCCCCGCAAGCCGTCCACCTTCCCGCACAATGCCGCTTCCGAATCGAAATCGGCGGCCGCGAAGCCGGCTACATCGCCTACGAAGAGCAAAACGGCGCATGGAATGTCGTCCACACCGAAGTTTCCCCCGACTTTCGCGGGCGCGGCATCGCCGCCATGCTGGTCGGCGCGCTGACGGAACACGCCGCCGCCCGCAACATCCCGCTCACCGCCGAATGCTGCTACGCCGCGCGTTTTATTGCCCAAAAGCAAACTTTTCCGCGATAA
- a CDS encoding capsule biosynthesis protein: protein MKTIPSNLEKLARKRRVLLLQGPIGPFFRNFAHWLEQGQSQVFKFNFNGGDRSYYPPDGSGRVHDYCGTLEDFSAFLAGFLKKHKIDAVVCFGDNRPYHLAAKQVCARSKTGFWVFEEGYFRPHFVTLEQSGVNAYSPLPREGGFFLKSYPKLARQQYAAPAAVPDGFWPRAKRAMWYYAAANFARRRYPAYRHHRNMGIGHYIGLWLRSGIKRAGYAFADRRFAQQVRAGRFGRFFIVPLQVFNDSQVCVHSDFDGVRAFLLHVLASFAAHAPADTTLIVKHHPMDRGFTDYHHDIGTFLAAHPHLAGRVFYVRDVPLPVFLRHGAGMVTLNSTSGLSALIHNMPVKLLGRAHYNIPGLTSQQDLADFWHKPDKPDSTLFHAYRMYHINTTQINGSFYSRVNLPPPPEKKRGAGREKKH from the coding sequence ATGAAAACCATCCCTTCCAATTTGGAAAAACTCGCCCGCAAGCGGCGTGTTTTGCTTTTGCAAGGCCCGATAGGGCCGTTTTTCCGCAACTTTGCCCACTGGCTGGAACAAGGGCAGAGCCAGGTTTTCAAATTCAACTTCAACGGCGGCGACCGCAGCTACTACCCGCCCGACGGCAGCGGCCGCGTACACGACTATTGCGGCACGCTCGAAGATTTCTCCGCCTTTCTCGCCGGCTTTCTCAAAAAACACAAAATCGATGCCGTCGTCTGCTTCGGCGACAACCGCCCCTACCATCTGGCCGCCAAACAAGTATGCGCCCGCAGCAAAACCGGCTTTTGGGTGTTTGAGGAGGGTTATTTCCGTCCCCACTTCGTTACCCTCGAACAAAGCGGTGTCAATGCCTACTCCCCCCTGCCGCGCGAAGGCGGCTTCTTCCTGAAAAGCTACCCCAAGCTCGCGCGGCAGCAATATGCCGCCCCCGCCGCCGTGCCCGACGGCTTCTGGCCGCGTGCCAAACGCGCCATGTGGTATTACGCCGCCGCCAACTTCGCCCGCCGCCGCTACCCCGCCTACCGCCACCACCGCAATATGGGCATCGGCCACTACATCGGCCTGTGGCTGCGCAGCGGCATCAAACGCGCCGGCTACGCCTTTGCCGACCGCCGTTTCGCGCAGCAGGTACGCGCCGGCCGCTTCGGCCGCTTCTTTATTGTTCCCCTGCAAGTGTTCAACGACAGCCAGGTATGCGTCCACAGCGATTTCGACGGCGTGCGCGCCTTTTTGCTGCACGTGCTCGCGTCCTTCGCCGCCCACGCCCCGGCCGACACCACCCTCATCGTCAAACATCATCCGATGGACAGGGGCTTCACCGACTACCACCACGACATCGGCACTTTTCTGGCCGCCCATCCCCATCTTGCCGGCCGCGTTTTCTACGTCCGCGACGTGCCGCTGCCCGTCTTTTTGCGCCACGGCGCGGGCATGGTAACGCTCAACAGCACCAGCGGCCTTTCCGCCCTCATCCACAATATGCCCGTCAAGCTCCTCGGCCGCGCCCACTACAACATCCCTGGCCTGACCTCGCAGCAGGATTTGGCCGATTTCTGGCACAAGCCCGACAAGCCCGACAGCACGCTGTTCCACGCCTACCGCATGTACCACATCAACACCACCCAGATAAACGGCAGCTTTTACAGCCGCGTCAATTTACCCCCCCCCCCCGAAAAAAAGCGCGGCGCAGGCCGTGAAAAAAAGCATTGA